A stretch of Gadus chalcogrammus isolate NIFS_2021 chromosome 9, NIFS_Gcha_1.0, whole genome shotgun sequence DNA encodes these proteins:
- the frs2a gene encoding fibroblast growth factor receptor substrate 2a has product MGSCLSCPEKESIPDNHQSKFKVVNVDDDGNELGSGVMELTEGELVLHTHRRDDVRWPYLCLRRYGYDSNLFSFESGRRCQTGQGIFAFKCARAEDIFNMLQEVMHSHSISVVEEPMLEPHHQGALTPQTPAALGYSVPTVPNGVGRLPSLGDAPASHPSTRHPSVASTRLPSVGEESTHPLLVADDAVHTYVNTSGLLEEQPSPLTLTTPLESPTSPQLPPTPPPPPRLRPEPPPPPPTPAPPATPAPTPAAEPQVLMEPAGVRFVLGPTPVQKQKLMARKEQVLQGDDEDEEGEEEQGGGGTNGHTDTQHSGREPLPEAAPAHPQSNGSSSSAASSAAVAAAPRRNRPPPLTPDVQNANNSAQRRTALLDYENLPVLPPVWEARKPAAAAGSSGLARLPDGEEAGRGGLKTPSLNGYNNHHHHQQQQHHHHHHHAPHSLLQHSYSHPLSAAPPEPSHNYVNTENVAPLSAHRPDTGRRRHAEGPTVFNFDFRRPLLAPGHGDSAKTLNYIEVETDGSGCNRGASDGSDPHTPRTPTSPLAPGTPTRRTELYALIDIERTAAMSNLQRARPRDDGTSRKTRHNSTELPTKSTV; this is encoded by the exons ATGGGTAGCTGTTTAAGCTGTCCAGAGAAAGAGTCAATTCCTGATAATCATCAAAGCAAATTTAAG gtggTCAACGTGGACGACGATGGCAATGAGCTGGGCTCTGGCGTGATGGAGCTGACGGAGGGCGAGCTGGTGCTCCACACGCACCGCCGGGATGACGTCAGGTGGCCGTACCTGTGCTTGCGTCGCTACGGCTACGACTCCAACCTGTTCTCCTTTGAGAGTGGGCGCCGCTGCCAGACGGGACAGG GAATCTTTGCGTTCAAGTGCGCCCGCGCCGAGGACATCTTCAACATGCTGCAGGAGGTGATGCACAGCCACAGCATCAGCGTGGTGGAGGAGCCCATGCTGGAGccccaccaccagggggcactCACGCCCCAAACCCCCGCAG CTCTGGGCTACTCCGTTCCCACCGTGCCGAACGGCGTGGGCCGCCTCCCGTCGCTGGGGGACGCGCCGgcctcccacccctccacccgCCACCCCTCCGTGGCCAGCACCCGCCTCCCCTCGGTGGGGGAGGAGTCCACCCACCCCCTCCTGGTGGCCGACGACGCG GTCCACACCTACGTCAACACCAGCGGGCTCTTGGAGGAGCAGCCCAGCCCGCTGACCCTCACCACCCCGCTGGAgagccccacctccccccagcTGCCCCctaccccgcctccccctccgaGGCTCCGCCCCgagcccccgccgccgccaccgacGCCGGCGCCGCCGGCCACGCCCGCCCCGACGCCGGCGGCGGAGCCCCAGGTGCTGATGGAGCCGGCGGGGGTGCGCTTCGTGCTGGGGCCCACCCCGGTGCAGAAGCAGAAGCTCATGGCCCGGAAGGAGCAGGTGCTGCAGGGggacgacgaggacgaggagggggaggaggagcagggggggggcgggaccaaCGGCCACACGGACACGCAGCACAGCGGCAGGGAGCCCCTCCCCGAGGCCGCGCCGGCCCACCCGCAGTCcaacggctcctcctcctccgccgcctcctccgcGGCCGTGGCGGCCGCACCGCGGCGCAACCGCCCCCCGCCGCTCACCCCGGACGTCCAGAACGCCAACAACTCGGCCCAGAGGCGCACAGCGCTGCTGGACTACGAGAACCTCCCGGTGCTGCCGCCCGTCTGGGAGGCGCGCAAGCCCGCTGCCGCCGCTGGCAGCAGCGGGCTTGCGCGCCTCCCAGACGGGGAGGAGGCGGGCCGGGGCGGCCTGAAGACGCCCTCCCTCAACGGctacaacaaccaccaccaccaccagcagcagcagcaccaccaccaccaccaccacgcgcCCCACAGCCTGCTGCAGCACTCCTACTCCCACCCGCTGTCGGCGGCGCCGCCGGAGCCCTCCCACAACTACGTCAACACTGAGAACGTGGCGCCGCTCAGCGCGCACCGGCCCGACacgggccgccgccgccacgccgAGGGCCCCACCGTCTTCAACTTCGACTTCCGCCGGCCCCTGCTCGCGCCGGGCCACGGCGACTCGGCCAAGACGCTGAACTACATCGAGGTGGAGACGGACGGCAGCGGCTGCAACCGGGGCGCGTCGGACGGCAGCGACCCCCACACGCCGCGCACGCCCACCTCGCCGCTGGCGCCGGGCACGCCCACGCGGCGCACGGAGCTGTACGCCCTCATCGACATCGAGCGCACCGCCGCCATGTCCAACCTGCAGCGGGCGCGCCCGCGCGACGACGGCACGTCGCGGAAGACGCGCCACAACAGCACGGAACTGCCCACCAAAAGCACTGTCTGA